Proteins encoded by one window of Vigna radiata var. radiata cultivar VC1973A chromosome 5, Vradiata_ver6, whole genome shotgun sequence:
- the LOC106760029 gene encoding COBRA-like protein 7 translates to MSMHVHVFVFLTLAIFSATPSMSQSQTAASCNGIFVSYVYTGGERLPPNVSDATQQPYRFESRLTVLNNGLEELKSWKVFVGFQHSEWLVSASNAVLSDGTSIPGAVGNGTVLSGSTVKDLKTAVATAGDLTQMQVQVDMVGSLLGVAPPSVPMPRSVTLANDGFVCGQPSGEGSNETHVCCRSDPSSRTNVSTEVEFLPREKGDLSITYDIIRTYDSNYWAEVTIANDNPLGRLDNWRLSWDWQNDEFIYTTKGAYPLKVDSSDCVFGSQGSFYKELDFANVLNCERRPTIVDLPPSRFNDSELGQIPFCCRNGTILPPTMDPSMSTSRFQIQVFKMPPKINRSTLTPPRNWEIKGTFNPHYECGNPIRVSPTESPDLTHPPSNKSSIATWQVVCNITNTERETPKCCVSFSAYYNESVIPCNTCACGCPSNPERTCSAASQAMLLPPEALLVPFENRTRKAVSWAEIKHLPVPSPMPCGDNCGVSINWHVATDYRKGWTARVTLFNWGDTSFADWFAAVEMDKAAKGFEEVYSFNGSLLESVENTIFMQGKEGLNFLVAETDGSNPRKDPRVPGKQQSVISFTKKETPGINVVGGDAFPSKVFFNGEECSLPSVLPSSVARTEVPLATTMFLLMLLSIFFMSQ, encoded by the exons ATGTCCATGCATGTCCACGTCTTCGTCTTCTTAACGCTTGCCATATTTTCGGCAACGCCTTCGATGTCTCAGTCCCAAACCGCAGCTTCCTGCAATGGAATATTCGTCTCGTACGTCTACACTGGCGGCGAGCGGCTGCCGCCAAACGTTTCCGACGCGACGCAGCAGCCGTACCGGTTCGAGTCGAGGCTGACAGTGCTGAACAACGGGTTGGAGGAGCTCAAGTCTTGGAAGGTGTTCGTGGGCTTTCAACACAGCGAGTGGTTGGTTTCCGCGTCGAACGCCGTGCTCTCGGACGGTACAAGTATTCCCGGTGCAGTTGGGAACGGCACCGTGTTGAGCGGGTCGACGGTGAAGGATCTGAAGACGGCGGTGGCGACCGCCGGCGACTTGACCCAGATGCAGGTTCAGGTGGATATGGTGGGGAGCCTTCTTGGGGTGGCGCCACCTTCCGTGCCGATGCCTCGGTCGGTTACTTTGGCTAACGATGGATTCGTCTGCGGTCAACCCTCTGGAGAAG GGAGCAATGAAACTCATGTGTGTTGCAGAAGTGATCCCAGTTCCAGAACAAACGTGAGCACAGAGGTAGAGTTTCTACCCCGTGAGAAGGGTGATCTTAGCATCACATACGACATCATCAGAACCTACGATTCCAATTACTGGGCAGAGGTTACAATCGCAAACGACAATCCTTTGGGTCGTCTTGACAACTGGAGACTAAGCTGGGACTGGCAAAACGACGAGTTCATCTACACGACAAAGGGTGCATATCCATTAAAAGTGGATTCCTCTGACTGTGTTTTCGGTTCTCAAGGTAGTTTCTACAAGGAACTAGACTTTGCTAACGTCTTGAACTGTGAAAGAAGGCCAACCATAGTCGATCTTCCTCCCTCAAGGTTCAACGATTCAGAACTCGGTCAAATCCCATTCTGCTGCAGGAATGGAACCATCTTGCCACCAACAATGGACCCTAGCATGTCAACTTCAAGGTTCCAAATTCAAGTCTTCAAAATGCCACCCAAGATTAACCGCTCCACGCTCACACCTCCTCGTAACTGGGAGATAAAGGGTACCTTTAACCCTCACTATGAATGTGGCAACCCTATCAGGGTTAGTCCAACTGAATCCCCTGACCTCACTCACCCTCCATCAAACAAATCATCAATTGCAACTTGGCAAGTGGTCTGCAACATCACAAACACAGAACGTGAAACTCCCAAGTGCTGCGTTTCTTTCTCAGCTTATTACAATGAATCGGTTATCCCATGCAACACGTGTGCATGTGGATGTCCAAGTAATCCGGAGAGAACATGCAGCGCAGCTTCACAAGCTATGTTGCTTCCACCGGAGGCACTTCTTGTCCCTTTTGAGAACCGAACTCGGAAGGCCGTTTCTTGGGCTGAGATTAAACATTTACCTGTGCCTAGTCCCATGCCTTGTGGTGACAACTGTGGTGTGAGCATAAACTGGCACGTCGCCACGGATTACCGCAAAGGTTGGACCGCGAGGGTGACACTTTTCAACTGGGGTGACACCAGTTTTGCTGACTGGTTTGCTGCAGTGGAAATGGACAAAGCTGCGAAGGGGTTTGAGGAAGTGTACTCGTTCAACGGAAGCCTTTTGGAGAGTGTGGAGAACACGATCTTCATGCAAGGGAAAGAGGGGTTGAACTTTCTTGTGGCGGAAACTGATGGATCTAACCCTCGGAAAGATCCTAGGGTACCGGGGAAACAGCAATCAGTGATATCGTTTACGAAGAAGGAGACCCCTGGAATCAATGTGGTTGGTGGTGATGCGTTTCCAAGTAAAGTGTTCTTCAATGGGGAAGAATGCTCTCTTCCTTCGGTGTTACCAAGCAGTGTTGCGAGAACGGAGGTTCCATTGGCTACTACGATGTTCTTACTGATGTTGTTGTCGATCTTCTTCATGTCGCAATAG
- the LOC106760138 gene encoding two-component response regulator ARR2 translates to MNLGSGKGSTSSSPLKTGDVVSDKFPAGLRVMVVDDDPTCLRILERMLRACLYEVTKCKRAEVALSLLRENKNGFDIVLSDVHMPDMDGFKLLEHIGLEMDLPVIMMSADDGKSVVMKGVTHGACDYLIKPVRIEALKNIWQHVIRKRKNGLKDAEQSGSVEEGDRLLKGCDDGDYSSSVNEGKGSKKRRDEEEEGDERDDSSTLKKPRVVWSVELHQQFMAAVNQLGIDKAVPKKILELMNVPGLTRENVASHLQKYRLYLRRLSGVSQQQGNLTNSFINSQEATFGATSINGIDLQTLSVAGQLPAQSLAKLQAAALGRTTAKAGVSMPLSDQKNLFSFESPRLRFAEGSLHHLSNSKPMNLLHGIPTNMEPKQLVTLHQSNQTLGNLNMRVSTPAAQNNPLLMQMARSQPRGQMLSENADSHATRFPSSLVQPTVPNSISNGVLGNRITGSSNITSAYNTVPQNSSLLNFPINQTNEMSVGNFPLRSTPGITSIPTKAMFHEEGTSSITGPGGFVSSYDMFNELHHQKSHDWDLTSTGITYDSSQHANPLQGNIDVSPSVLVHQGFPCLQQQSVQTRDSNSIGKPLFCTGEAIHQSNLQNVSQHLNNLVDSSVRVKAETFPDPSSQINNLFSDQYGQEDLVTAFLKQQEGVGPSDHDLDFDGYSLDNIPV, encoded by the exons TGACGAAATGCAAGCGGGCTGAGGTTGCATTGTCGCTTCTGAGAGAGAACAAAAACGGGTTTGACATTGTTTTGAGCGATGTGCATATGCCAGACATGGATGGATTCAAGCTTCTGGAGCATATTGGGTTGGAGATGGACCTTCCAGTTATTA TGATGTCTGCTGATGATGGAAAAAGTGTTGTGATGAAAGGGGTGACACACGGTGCCTGTGATTATCTGATTAAACCTGTGAGAATCGAGGCTTTGAAGAACATATGGCAGCATGTGATTCGGAAGAGAAAGAATGGGTTGAAAGATGCAGAGCAATCGGGTAGTGTGGAAGAAGGAGATCGGCTTCTAAAAGGGTGTGACGATGGAGATTATTCATCTTCAGTGAATGAAGGCAAAGGCTCAAAGAAGAGGAGGGACgaggaggaagaaggagatGAGAGGGATGATTCCTCCACGTTGAAGAAGCCACGAGTTGTTTGGTCTGTTGAGCTTCATCAGCAGTTTATGGCTGCTGTGAATCAACTTGGAATTGATA AGGCAGTTCCTAAGAAGATTCTGGAGTTGATGAATGTTCCTGGGCTCACTAGAGAAAATGTTGCCAGCCACCTCCAG AAATACCGTTTGTATCTTCGAAGACTGAGTGGAGTTTCACAGCAGCAGGGCAACTTGACCAACTCCTTCATCAACTCACAAGAAGCAACATTTGGGGCAACCTCAATCAATGGAATTGATCTTCAAACTCTTTCAGTTGCCGGTCAGCTTCCAGCTCAAAGTCTAGCCAAGCTTCAAGCCGCGGCACTTGGCAGGACAACTGCCAAAGCTGGTGTGTCTATGCCTCTATCTGATCAAAAGAACCTTTTCAGTTTTGAGAGCCCAAGATTAAGATTTGCAGAAGGGTCACTGCATCATTTAAGCAACAGTAAACCAATGAACTTGCTTCATGGCATTCCTACCAACATGGAGCCAAAACAGCTAGTCACTTTGCACCAATCTAACCAAACCCTTGGTAACTTGAACATGCGAGTCAGTACTCCTGCTGCACAGAACAACCCCTTGTTGATGCAGATGGCTCGGTCTCAACCAAGAGGTCAGATGCTAAGTGAAAATGCTGATTCTCATGCAACCAGGTTTCCATCATCTTTGGTTCAGCCTACAGTACCAAATAGTATTTCTAATGGTGTTTTGGGAAATAGAATTACTGGCTCCAGCAACATAACTAGTGCTTATAATACAGTTCCACAAAACTCTTCATTGTTGAATTTTCCCATCAACCAAACCAATGAAATGTCTGTCGGTAATTTTCCTCTTAGAAGCACTCCAGGTATAACTAGTATCCCAACTAAAGCCATGTTCCATGAAGAAGGTACCTCAAGCATTACAGGACCTGGTGGATTTGTTTCAAGTTATGATATGTTTAATGAACTCCACCATCAGAAGTCCCATGATTGGGACTTAACAAGCACGGGCATAACATATGATTCTTCTCAGCATGCAAATCCTTTACAAGGTAACATTGATGTCTCACCATCAGTTTTAGTCCATCAGGGTTTTCCCTGCTTGCAACAACAGTCTGTGCAAACTAGAGATTCCAATTCAATTGGAAAACCTCTGTTCTGCACTGGGGAAGCCATACATCAGAGTAATCTCCAAAATGTTAGTCAACACCTCAATAACCTTGTTGACAGTTCAGTAAGGGTTAAGGCTGAAACATTTCCTGATCCAAGCTCCCAGATTAATAACCTCTTCTCTGATCAGTACGGTCAGGAGGATCTTGTCACTGCATTTCTGAAACAG CAAGAAGGTGTAGGACCATCTGATCATGATTTAGACTTTGATGGATATTCCTTAGACAACATTCCGGTTTAG